The Janthinobacterium lividum genome has a window encoding:
- a CDS encoding MFS transporter — protein sequence MHDTSHKAPVWAMRYLLFIAGMGGLLYGIDIGIIAGALPYLESTASVAWKLTAQQLSFIVAAVLLGSVLSSLFAGALADLLGRRWVMFLAGALFSASIPLIALADGYTPLLLGRLLQGISGGLIGVVVPLYLAECLPAQQRGRGAALFQLLLTIGLVAAALIGLLQAQTVETATQAAQALPEAGRIAAIFTAKDHAWRSIFWVCLTPGLVFTIGALLLAESPRWLAQRGRIAQARQSLLRTRLPAAADIELREMQDTPENAAKASGKARDPLLSRRYVLPFLLACLILACTQATGINSILAYVVNILNQAGLSGASANMADVLLKVLNAVMTVVAVLLVDRKGRKFLLMLGTGGIVISLLAAGLLFRGAEAHLADVRPAIAAQVQADSLALRLDAATLTALGAAADGTPQQLTIAYAYGPFTNVKSLRSDDPVLRQVSIAREDAVQADSVIGVFFRKLHLNPFADPAAGREAPLRIEKASLGPVPSSTHGWLVAIAICVFVSSFAVGPGVCVWLALSELMPTRIRSNGMSIALLVNQFVSTVIAAIFLPTVGLHGYSTLFFFGAGCTVLYFLAAAFLLPETKGKTLEEIEAHFSK from the coding sequence ATGCACGACACGTCACACAAGGCCCCCGTGTGGGCCATGCGCTACCTGCTATTTATTGCCGGCATGGGGGGATTGCTGTACGGCATAGACATCGGCATCATCGCCGGCGCCCTGCCCTACCTGGAATCGACGGCCTCCGTGGCCTGGAAACTGACGGCCCAGCAGCTGAGCTTTATCGTCGCCGCCGTGCTCTTGGGTTCAGTCCTCTCCTCGCTGTTCGCCGGCGCCCTGGCCGACCTGCTGGGCCGTCGCTGGGTGATGTTCCTGGCCGGCGCCCTGTTCAGCGCCAGCATCCCGCTGATCGCCCTGGCCGACGGCTACACGCCGCTGCTGCTGGGCCGTTTGTTGCAAGGCATCAGCGGCGGCTTGATCGGCGTCGTCGTGCCCCTGTACCTGGCCGAATGCCTGCCCGCGCAACAGCGTGGACGGGGCGCGGCTCTATTCCAGCTGCTGCTGACCATCGGCCTGGTGGCCGCCGCCCTGATCGGCCTGTTGCAGGCGCAGACGGTGGAAACGGCCACGCAGGCGGCGCAAGCCTTGCCGGAAGCGGGCCGCATCGCCGCCATCTTCACGGCCAAGGATCACGCCTGGCGCAGCATCTTCTGGGTCTGTTTGACGCCGGGCCTGGTGTTTACCATCGGCGCCCTGCTGCTGGCCGAATCGCCGCGCTGGCTGGCGCAACGGGGCCGCATCGCGCAGGCGCGCCAGTCGCTGCTGCGCACGCGATTGCCAGCTGCCGCTGACATCGAACTGCGCGAAATGCAAGACACGCCGGAGAACGCGGCCAAGGCGAGTGGCAAGGCCAGGGATCCGCTGCTGAGCCGCCGCTACGTGCTGCCCTTCCTGCTGGCTTGCCTGATCCTCGCCTGCACGCAGGCGACGGGCATCAATTCCATCCTCGCCTATGTCGTCAATATCCTCAACCAGGCGGGCCTGTCGGGTGCCTCGGCCAACATGGCTGACGTCCTGTTGAAAGTGCTCAATGCCGTGATGACGGTGGTGGCCGTGCTGCTGGTGGACCGCAAGGGCCGCAAATTCCTGCTGATGCTGGGCACGGGCGGCATCGTCATCTCGCTGCTGGCGGCCGGCCTGCTGTTCCGCGGCGCCGAAGCGCACCTGGCCGACGTGCGCCCCGCCATCGCAGCGCAAGTGCAAGCGGACAGCCTGGCCTTGCGCCTCGATGCGGCCACCTTGACAGCCCTGGGCGCGGCGGCCGACGGCACGCCGCAGCAGCTGACCATCGCCTACGCCTACGGCCCGTTCACGAACGTGAAAAGCTTGCGCAGCGATGACCCCGTGCTGCGCCAGGTGTCCATCGCCCGCGAAGACGCCGTGCAGGCCGACAGCGTGATCGGCGTGTTCTTCCGCAAGCTGCACCTGAACCCGTTCGCCGACCCGGCCGCCGGGCGCGAGGCGCCGCTGCGCATCGAGAAGGCCAGCCTGGGTCCCGTGCCCTCGTCCACGCATGGCTGGCTGGTGGCGATTGCCATCTGCGTGTTCGTTTCCAGCTTTGCCGTGGGACCGGGCGTGTGCGTGTGGCTGGCCTTGTCCGAGCTGATGCCAACCCGTATCCGCTCGAACGGCATGAGCATCGCCCTGCTGGTCAACCAGTTCGTCTCGACGGTGATCGCCGCCATCTTCCTGCCGACGGTGGGCTTGCACGGCTATTCGACGCTGTTCTTCTTTGGCGCCGGCTGCACCGTGCTGTACTTCCTGGCGGCCGCGTTTTTATTGCCAGAGACGAAGGGCAAGACCCTGGAAGAGATCGAGGCGCACTTTTCAAAGTAA
- a CDS encoding amino acid permease — protein sequence MSLFRTKNLDDMIAHSKKPGGLAKVLGPFDLVLMGIGAIVGTGIFVLTGTGALTAGPALSLSFVVAAVACCFAALCYAEFASTVPVAGSIYTYSYATLGELAAWMIGWDLLLEYGLAAAAVSVGWSGYFQSLLSGFGIALPVALTAAPGALPGVTTFINLPALVIMLALTAMLGWGVRESARLNNIMVAIKVGVVLLFIIFGARHVQPANWQPYMPFGYHGMLSAAALVFFAFIGFDAVTSAAEEVKKPSRDLPIGIIGSLAVCAVLYVVVSAIMTGIVPYQKFLGVDHPVSLALQYAGENWIAGFVDLGAILGMTTVILVMAFGQTRIIFAMSRDGLLPKRLSTVHPRFHTPFFATWLVGIVFGLIAAVIPLNILAELINIGTLAAFTMVSIAVVVLRKRRPDLPRAFRCPGVPYVPALAVILCVGLMTFLSWVTWMAFSIWLVLGLIIYFGYARRRSLLHPPQ from the coding sequence GTGAGCTTATTTAGAACCAAGAATTTGGATGACATGATTGCCCACAGCAAGAAGCCAGGAGGTCTGGCCAAGGTGCTGGGGCCCTTCGACCTTGTCCTCATGGGCATCGGCGCCATCGTCGGCACCGGCATTTTCGTGCTCACCGGCACGGGCGCGCTGACGGCCGGCCCCGCCTTGTCGCTGTCATTTGTCGTGGCGGCCGTCGCCTGCTGCTTCGCCGCCCTGTGCTACGCGGAATTCGCCTCCACCGTGCCCGTGGCCGGCTCCATCTACACCTACAGCTATGCCACCCTGGGCGAGCTGGCCGCCTGGATGATAGGCTGGGACTTGCTGCTCGAATACGGCCTGGCCGCGGCCGCCGTCTCCGTCGGCTGGTCCGGCTATTTCCAGTCGCTGCTGTCGGGCTTTGGCATCGCCTTGCCCGTGGCCCTGACGGCCGCACCGGGCGCCCTGCCCGGCGTGACGACCTTCATCAACCTGCCGGCCCTCGTCATCATGCTGGCCCTGACTGCCATGCTGGGCTGGGGCGTGCGCGAATCGGCGCGCCTGAACAACATCATGGTGGCCATCAAGGTGGGCGTGGTGCTGCTGTTCATCATCTTCGGCGCGCGCCACGTGCAGCCGGCCAACTGGCAGCCCTACATGCCGTTCGGCTACCACGGCATGCTGAGCGCCGCCGCCCTCGTCTTCTTCGCCTTCATCGGCTTTGACGCCGTCACCTCGGCCGCCGAGGAAGTCAAGAAGCCGTCACGCGACTTGCCAATCGGCATTATCGGCTCGCTGGCCGTGTGCGCCGTGCTGTATGTGGTGGTCTCGGCCATCATGACGGGCATCGTGCCCTATCAAAAATTCCTCGGCGTCGACCATCCCGTCTCGCTCGCCCTGCAGTATGCGGGCGAAAACTGGATCGCCGGCTTCGTCGACCTGGGCGCCATCCTTGGCATGACCACCGTGATCCTGGTGATGGCCTTCGGCCAGACGCGCATCATCTTCGCCATGTCGCGCGACGGCTTGCTGCCTAAGCGCCTGTCGACCGTGCACCCGCGCTTCCACACGCCGTTCTTCGCCACCTGGCTGGTCGGCATCGTGTTTGGCCTGATCGCCGCCGTGATCCCGCTCAACATCCTCGCCGAGCTGATCAACATTGGTACTTTGGCCGCCTTCACCATGGTGTCGATCGCCGTGGTGGTGCTGCGCAAGCGCCGTCCCGACCTGCCGCGCGCCTTCCGCTGCCCTGGCGTGCCATACGTGCCGGCGCTGGCCGTGATCCTGTGCGTGGGCCTGATGACTTTCCTCAGCTGGGTCACCTGGATGGCCTTCAGCATCTGGCTCGTGCTGGGCCTGATCATCTATTTCGGCTACGCGCGCCGCCGTT